From the genome of Silurus meridionalis isolate SWU-2019-XX chromosome 12, ASM1480568v1, whole genome shotgun sequence, one region includes:
- the LOC124395039 gene encoding uncharacterized protein LOC124395039 isoform X2 — MRVKHFVQLLTFFSALVPNGLNCPVSCRSISLTARLGSEVLLPCSLSKSNKTEEARWSQSSTLLNIRPHGNITFEDPKDGRMTVFPLLFSRGNFSILVHQFQTSDMGIYCCQLTHECQRVVIENAEEHEGGLNFPWYYIAAGIVSFILLVFVLRLVCIFKGRCLKKSSDSYYVNSEEQGEAENKGPIEIAKVDECDGEYEDIESELHEADYENSPGAEHDGQYEDTISDQQDEDYVNSDRRNYYNQHNDTDNENSAVHHVEIAMQGQQARTSIYDNDEHTPNPRSKPTKKAEAATVLRKMPNQQPNSGQYYANQSEINKSGRPRKRTKDKEYQFKNPLYDQTPATNI; from the exons ATGCGTGTGAAACACTTTGTTCAGCTTTTAACATTTTTCAGCGCCCTTGTGCCGAATG GATTAAATTGTCCAGTGTCGTGTAGGAGCATTTCTCTCACTGCTCGTCTGGGCTCGGAGGTCTTGCTGCCATGTAGCCTTTCGAAAAGTAACAAAACCGAAGAAGCCAGGTGGAGCCAATCGTCCACGCTTCTAAACATCAGGCCACATGGAAATATCACCTTTGAGGATCCTAAAGATGGGAGAATGACTGTATTCCCCTTACTGTTCAGCAGAGGAAACTTCTCCATCCTTGTTCATCAGTTCCAGACCAGTGACATGGGCATATACTGCTGTCAGCTGACCCATGAGTGCCAGAGAGTGGTAATAGAAAATGCAGAAGAACATGAAGGAG GTTTGAATTTCCCGTGGTACTACATCGCTGCTGgaattgtttcatttattttgctcGTGTTTGTATTGCGTCTTGTCTGTATATTTAAAG GACGTTGCCTAAAGAAATCATCTGATTCTTATTACGTCAACTCAGAAG AACAAGGAGAGGCAGAAAATAAAGGGCCTATTGAGATCGCCAAGGTTGATGAGTGTGACGGTGAGTATGAAGACATTGAGAGTGAGCTACATGAAGCGGATTATGAAAACTCACCGGGAGCAGAACATGATGGCCAGTATGAAGATACAATTAGTGATCAGCAAGATGAGGATTATGTCAATTCTGACAGAAGAAATTATTACAATCAGCACAACGATACTGACAATGAGAACTCTGCGGTACACCATGTGGAGATAGCTATGCAAG GTCAGCAGGCCAGAACAAGTATCTATG acaatgaTGAGCACACTCCAAATCCAAGGTCAAAACCAACCAAAAAAG CAGAAGCAGCGACAGTATTAAGAAAAATGCCAAACCAGCAGCCAAATTCAGGACAATATTATG CCAATCAGTCAGAGATTAACAAGTCTGGCCGTCCTCGAAAGAGAACCAAAGATAAAG AATATCAGTTCAAGAATCCATTATATGACCAAACTCCAGCGACCAATatataa
- the LOC124395039 gene encoding uncharacterized protein LOC124395039 isoform X3, producing MRVKHFVQLLTFFSALVPNGLNCPVSCRSISLTARLGSEVLLPCSLSKSNKTEEARWSQSSTLLNIRPHGNITFEDPKDGRMTVFPLLFSRGNFSILVHQFQTSDMGIYCCQLTHECQRVVIENAEEHEGGLNFPWYYIAAGIVSFILLVFVLRLVCIFKGRCLKKSSDSYYVNSEEQGEAENKGPIEIAKVDECDGEYEDIESELHEADYENSPGAEHDGQYEDTISDQQDEDYVNSDRRNYYNQHNDTDNENSAVHHVEIAMQGQQARTSIYDNDEHTPNPRSKPTKKEAATVLRKMPNQQPNSGQYYANQSEINKSGRPRKRTKDKAEYQFKNPLYDQTPATNI from the exons ATGCGTGTGAAACACTTTGTTCAGCTTTTAACATTTTTCAGCGCCCTTGTGCCGAATG GATTAAATTGTCCAGTGTCGTGTAGGAGCATTTCTCTCACTGCTCGTCTGGGCTCGGAGGTCTTGCTGCCATGTAGCCTTTCGAAAAGTAACAAAACCGAAGAAGCCAGGTGGAGCCAATCGTCCACGCTTCTAAACATCAGGCCACATGGAAATATCACCTTTGAGGATCCTAAAGATGGGAGAATGACTGTATTCCCCTTACTGTTCAGCAGAGGAAACTTCTCCATCCTTGTTCATCAGTTCCAGACCAGTGACATGGGCATATACTGCTGTCAGCTGACCCATGAGTGCCAGAGAGTGGTAATAGAAAATGCAGAAGAACATGAAGGAG GTTTGAATTTCCCGTGGTACTACATCGCTGCTGgaattgtttcatttattttgctcGTGTTTGTATTGCGTCTTGTCTGTATATTTAAAG GACGTTGCCTAAAGAAATCATCTGATTCTTATTACGTCAACTCAGAAG AACAAGGAGAGGCAGAAAATAAAGGGCCTATTGAGATCGCCAAGGTTGATGAGTGTGACGGTGAGTATGAAGACATTGAGAGTGAGCTACATGAAGCGGATTATGAAAACTCACCGGGAGCAGAACATGATGGCCAGTATGAAGATACAATTAGTGATCAGCAAGATGAGGATTATGTCAATTCTGACAGAAGAAATTATTACAATCAGCACAACGATACTGACAATGAGAACTCTGCGGTACACCATGTGGAGATAGCTATGCAAG GTCAGCAGGCCAGAACAAGTATCTATG acaatgaTGAGCACACTCCAAATCCAAGGTCAAAACCAACCAAAAAAG AAGCAGCGACAGTATTAAGAAAAATGCCAAACCAGCAGCCAAATTCAGGACAATATTATG CCAATCAGTCAGAGATTAACAAGTCTGGCCGTCCTCGAAAGAGAACCAAAGATAAAG CAGAATATCAGTTCAAGAATCCATTATATGACCAAACTCCAGCGACCAATatataa
- the dhx40 gene encoding LOW QUALITY PROTEIN: probable ATP-dependent RNA helicase DHX40 (The sequence of the model RefSeq protein was modified relative to this genomic sequence to represent the inferred CDS: inserted 2 bases in 1 codon): MEIWFLSRYSMSKEKESKWTEHSEPKHLPIYQHRHKLIEAVKENQFLVVTGETGSGKTTQLPQYLYKAGFCQNGKIGVTQPRRVAAITVAQRVSQEMEVSLGHQVGYQVRFDDCTTKDTLIKYMTDGCMLREILTDSSLTQYSVVILDEVHERSLNTDILLGLLKKTPSRGSHGRTLPLKVVVMSATLETDKLSGFLNGSPVFVIPGRTYPVKELFCNLIGPKEKDGSAYVKAVVKVALEVHTNEAAGDILVFLTGQSEIEKACDMLFEKAESIDYRYDVNDKTVEGLLILPLYGSMPTDQQRQIFQPAPAGVRKCVVATNIAATSLTINGVRYIVDSGFVKQLNHNSRVGLDILDVVPISKSEAQQRAGRSGRTAPGKCFRIYNKEFWEKCMPEYTVPEIQRTSLTSVILTLKCLGVHDVIRFPYLDHPEERFILDALKKLYQFDAIDRKGNVTSLGRLMIEFPLPPGLTRALLRSAAVGCEEVMLPVAAMLSVENIFIRPGHPEKLKQADLMHSELAASAGSCNDFLMLLCIFEKCRASENPSKWSKDHWIHWRALKSAFSVETQLREILLRLKQQKDFPXETFTGNNSELLRQCLCQGYFTNVARRSVGKAFCTMDGHGSTVHIHPSSCLFGQETQLDWIIFHDVLVTSRVYVRTICPIRYDWVKDLLPKLHEIDVYDLSSVAREEVTDEEMERWEKKRAAQKQADGFEDALKKVEKRNDESSITEARARYLQRKQNRLQTKQS; the protein is encoded by the exons atggaaatctggttcctctcaag ATACAGCATGTCAAAGGAGAAGGAGTCCAAATGGACAGAACACTCCGAGCCCAAACACCTTCCCATTTATCAGCACAGACACAAACTAATAGAAGCTGTGAAGGAAAACCAGTTCCTGGTTGTAACTGGTGAAACCGGAAGCGGGAAAACCACGCAGCTGCCGCAGTACCTGTACAAAGCCG GTTTCTGTCAAAATGGGAAAATCGGTGTCACACAGCCGAGAAGAGTGGCTGCCATCACCGTCGCTCAAAGAGTTTCTCAGGAGATGGAGGTCAGTTTAGGGCACCAGGTTGGTTATCAGGTTCGATTTGATGACTGCACTACAAAG GACACTTTGATTAAGTACATGACAGATGGCTGTATGCTGAGGGAAATCCTTACAGACTCAAGTTTAACGCAGTACAGTGTTGTGATCCTCGATGAAGTTCATGAGAGAAGCCTCAACACG GATATTTTATTGGGATTACTGAAGAAGACTCCGTCTCGAGGCTCACATGGCCGCACGCTTCCTCTGAAAGTGGTAGTGATGTCTGCCACTCTGGAAACAGATAAGCTGAGTGGATTTTTAAATGGTTCTCCTGTATTTGTGATTCCGGGAAGAACCTACCCTGTGAAAGAACTGTTCTGCAATTTGATTGGACCAAAGGAAAAAGATGGTTCTGCGTATGTGAAAGCA gtggtgaaggtggctTTAGAAGTTCATACTAATGAAGCGGCTGGTGATATTCTAGTCTTCCTGACTG GTCAGTCTGAGATCGAGAAAGCCTGTGACATGCTGTTTGAAAAGGCAGAGTCCATAGACTATCGTTATGATGTGAATGATAAAACAGTCGAAGGCCTTCTTATTCTGCCTTTGTATGGATCCATGCCGACAG ATCAGCAAAGGCAGATATTTCAGCCTGCTCCTGCGGGTGTGAGGAAGTGCGTAGTGGCAACCAACATTGCAGCAACATCGCTCACAATTAACGGAGTCAG gtATATTGTGGATAGTGGATTCGTGAAACAGTTGAATCATAACTCACGAGTTGGCCTGGACATCCTTGATGTGGTGCCAATATCAAA AAGTGAGGCCCAGCAACGAGCAGGCAGATCTGGTAGGACTGCACCAGGAAAGTGCTTCAGAATCTACAATAAGGAATTTTGGGAGAAATGTATGCCTGAATATACAGTTCCAGAGATACAAAGAACTAGTCTCACTTCTGTTATCCTCACCCTCAAGTGTCTCGGAGTTCATGATGTCATAAG GTTTCCCTACCTAGACCATCCGGAAGAGAGGTTTATCCTGGACGCATTGAAGAAGCTTTACCAGTTTGATGCAATTGACAG GAAGGGTAATGTGACCAGTCTGGGAAGGCTGATGATAGAGTTTCCTCTTCCTCCCGGCCTCACTCGTGCTCTGCTCAGATCTGCTGCTGTTGGCTGTGAAGAGGTCATGCTTCCCGTGGCAGCCATGCTGTCAGTGGAAAACATCTTCATCCGACCAG GTCACCCGGAAAAACTAAAGCAGGCTGATCTAATGCACAGCGAGCTAGCAGCTAGTGCAGGTAGCTGTAATGATTTCCTTATGCTGCTCTGCATCTTTGAGAAATGTCGAGCCAG CGAAAATCCATCTAAATGGAGTAAAGACCACTGGATCCATTGGCGGGCTCTCAAGTCAGCCTTTAGTGTCGAAACTCAACTCAGGGAAATACTTCTCCGTCTGAAACAG caaaaggATTTTCC CGAGACATTCACAGGCAACAACAGTGAACTTCTGAGGCAGTGTCTCTGCCAGGGTTATTTCACAAATGTGGCAAGGAGATCTGTTGGAAAGGCTTTCTGTACTATGGATGGCCACGGCTCTACAGTTCATATTCATCCATCATCATGT CTTTTTGGGCAGGAGACACAGCTAGACTGGATCATTTTCCACGATGTCTTGGTCACATCACGGGTTTACGTGAGAACTATTTGCCCAATCCGATATGACTGGGTAAAGGACCTGCTGCCAAAGCTGCACGAAATCGACGTTTATGATTTGAGCAGCGTCGCTAGGGAGGAAGTAACCGATGAGGAAATGGAACGGtgggaaaagaaaagagcagcacAAAAACAAGCAG ATGGCTTTGAGGATGCTCTGAAAAAGGTCGAGAAGAGAAACGATGAAAGCTCCATCACAGAGGCCCGTGCTCGatatttacaaagaaaacaaaatcgACTCCAGACAAAACAATCCTGA
- the LOC124395039 gene encoding uncharacterized protein LOC124395039 isoform X1, with product MRVKHFVQLLTFFSALVPNGLNCPVSCRSISLTARLGSEVLLPCSLSKSNKTEEARWSQSSTLLNIRPHGNITFEDPKDGRMTVFPLLFSRGNFSILVHQFQTSDMGIYCCQLTHECQRVVIENAEEHEGGLNFPWYYIAAGIVSFILLVFVLRLVCIFKGRCLKKSSDSYYVNSEEQGEAENKGPIEIAKVDECDGEYEDIESELHEADYENSPGAEHDGQYEDTISDQQDEDYVNSDRRNYYNQHNDTDNENSAVHHVEIAMQGQQARTSIYDNDEHTPNPRSKPTKKAEAATVLRKMPNQQPNSGQYYANQSEINKSGRPRKRTKDKAEYQFKNPLYDQTPATNI from the exons ATGCGTGTGAAACACTTTGTTCAGCTTTTAACATTTTTCAGCGCCCTTGTGCCGAATG GATTAAATTGTCCAGTGTCGTGTAGGAGCATTTCTCTCACTGCTCGTCTGGGCTCGGAGGTCTTGCTGCCATGTAGCCTTTCGAAAAGTAACAAAACCGAAGAAGCCAGGTGGAGCCAATCGTCCACGCTTCTAAACATCAGGCCACATGGAAATATCACCTTTGAGGATCCTAAAGATGGGAGAATGACTGTATTCCCCTTACTGTTCAGCAGAGGAAACTTCTCCATCCTTGTTCATCAGTTCCAGACCAGTGACATGGGCATATACTGCTGTCAGCTGACCCATGAGTGCCAGAGAGTGGTAATAGAAAATGCAGAAGAACATGAAGGAG GTTTGAATTTCCCGTGGTACTACATCGCTGCTGgaattgtttcatttattttgctcGTGTTTGTATTGCGTCTTGTCTGTATATTTAAAG GACGTTGCCTAAAGAAATCATCTGATTCTTATTACGTCAACTCAGAAG AACAAGGAGAGGCAGAAAATAAAGGGCCTATTGAGATCGCCAAGGTTGATGAGTGTGACGGTGAGTATGAAGACATTGAGAGTGAGCTACATGAAGCGGATTATGAAAACTCACCGGGAGCAGAACATGATGGCCAGTATGAAGATACAATTAGTGATCAGCAAGATGAGGATTATGTCAATTCTGACAGAAGAAATTATTACAATCAGCACAACGATACTGACAATGAGAACTCTGCGGTACACCATGTGGAGATAGCTATGCAAG GTCAGCAGGCCAGAACAAGTATCTATG acaatgaTGAGCACACTCCAAATCCAAGGTCAAAACCAACCAAAAAAG CAGAAGCAGCGACAGTATTAAGAAAAATGCCAAACCAGCAGCCAAATTCAGGACAATATTATG CCAATCAGTCAGAGATTAACAAGTCTGGCCGTCCTCGAAAGAGAACCAAAGATAAAG CAGAATATCAGTTCAAGAATCCATTATATGACCAAACTCCAGCGACCAATatataa